The genomic segment CCtaacgttgcaacctttagagaatgttcccctaccgttgcaacctttagggaacgttcccctaacgttcccctaccgttgtaacctttagagaacgttcccctaccgttgtaacctttagagaacatTCCCCTAatgttcccctaccgttgtaacctttagagaacgttcccctaacgttcctGTAATATCCTTGATCATGGAAAGGAAAGACGGACAGTTTGGATGGAGGTTATCTGGATTTAATGAACACTTGGTTGGGCATTACATGAGCTTGGCGGTCTCTCAAAAATACCACAACTGGAGAACAGCCTTGAACCACACACCACCCTCATGCCCCAGATGAACACCTACTGCCACCTAGGGACACACTCCAGTATGACATATACAACACCTCCCATATACTACATTCCTCCCCCCTTAAGCCAATACCTTCTGCCAGTGGAACAACATTCCCACCGAAAACACTTCTTACACAAAATCCATTAACCTGCATCAGTCACCCCTAATTAATTCTGACACTGAAACAAAGTAAATAATGTGTAAATACTCTTCATGCAACCACAACTCTGAGCAACAGTTACTTTAACACTCATAGTCCTTCAAATAACTTGGCTTCGACACAGGTCTCACCGACCGACGTGCAGGTGCAGCCGAAGGCGGTGATTGCCTTGGAGTACCTGGAGGATGAATGTCTATTACGGCTGAATTGTTGTGTAATGCGGTTACTAAACACCACTCTTGACACTTTAGTGGTCAGGCTACCGACACCTGCCTTCTTCATCATTGACTTGAATGTCTGGACTGCGAGCTCAGCACAACCATTTGAGGACGCATGATAAGGAGCAGAAGTGATGTGTTCAATCCCATTCTTCTGCATGAATTCTCTGAACTCCGCACTCACAAAGCATGAGCCATTATCTGACACAATTGTCTCTGGAATGCCATGATTGCTAAAACTCTTCCTTAGACATTCAATCGTGATGGCTGACGTTGCGGTCGTTACAGGGTAAGCATCCATCCATTTGGAATGGGCGTCCACCAAGATCAAAAACATGTGTCCCATAAAAGGTCCCGCATAGTCAATGTGTAACCTTTGCCAGGGTTTGCTCGGCCACTCCCAGGGATGCAGTGGTGCTGGAGCTGGTGAGTTGCGGTGTTCTTGGCATGCAACACATCTTTTAGCTACAGCTTCAATGTCTGCATCCAACTTCGGCCACCAGAAGTAGCTTCGCACTAAAGCTTTCATTCTAGTGATGCCGATGTGCCCGTGATGTAGCTGCTGTACCAAGGCGTCCCGCCCTGGCGGTGGCACCACTACGCGAGAGCCCCACAGTACACATCCATCTTGCACACTTAACTCTGTTTTCCTCACAGCATATGGTTGGAAAGCTGGGTCGTTGAACGAACTGTGCCACTCTGGACAACACAGGATCTCTGCTTGTCCATCTGCTCATTTCCGCTGCCGACACAAGGGTCACATTCTCCATCATCAGCACTCGTTCCTCTTGTACTCCCTTGACGGACTGTTGAGGCAGAGGGAGTCGACTCAATGCATCTGCATTGTTATGGTATTTCCCTGGCTTGTAAACAATCTCGTATTCATATGCTCTCAAGGTTACTGCCCATCGCTGTATACGAGGAGAAGCCATTTGGGGCACTGCCTTTATTTCATTGAAGAGAGACAGTAAAGGTTTGTGGTCAGTGCAAATGGCAAACATCCTACCATATAAGTACTTGTGGAAACGCTGAATGCCAAACATTACTGCCAGACCTTCTTTGTCCAGTTGAGAGTAGTTCGCTTCAGCTGACGTTAGTGTCCTGGACATGAAGCTGATTGGTCTCTCCTGTCCATTTGGCATGCACTCCGTAAGGAGAAGCGTCGCAGGACAGGATCAGATCTTTTTGGCTGTCATAATGCACCAACACATCGGACGACTGCATGAGTCGCTTAGACTCCTCAAAAGCTCTCTCCTGTTCTGCCTCCCATTTCCAGGTGGTTTCCTTTCTTAACAGTCCATGTAAAGGTAATAACAATGTTGACAGGTTTGGCAGGAATCTGTTGTAGTAGTTGAGCAGTCCCAGGTATGCTCTCAGTTCTGTGACATTGGTCGGAGCGGGTGCTTCTTGTATTGGCCTGACCTTATGTGGCAACGGATGAAGACCAGAGGCGTCCACTTTATGTCCAAGGAACTCTAGTTCCTGTTCCATGAACACACATTTGTTGCGTTTTAGGCGAAGACCAGCTTCCTGCAGCCGTGTTAACACCTGGTTCAATGTTGCAAGGTGGTCTTGGTCGCTCTGGCCCATCAGTAAAATGTCATCCAAATAGACAACCACATTCGGGATGCCGGCCACCAGACTCTCCATCAGTCGTTGGAATATGGCTGGGCTGGAGGAGACCCCAAATGGAAGACGATTCACCTGAAACAGACCTTTGTGTGTATTAATAGTGACATATGGTGTGGATGACTCATCAAGTATCACTTGCTGATACGCATGGCTCAGGTCTAGTTTACTGAAGTTTTCGCCGCCTGACAACTTCTCAAACAAGTCCTCCAATTTCGGTATTGGGTACTGCTCGAGCTTCGACACTTGAGTTTGTAGTCTCCACAGATGCGCACCGAATCATCAGGTTTTAACTCAGGCACAATCGGTGCGGCCCACTCGGAGAACTTCACTGGCTCAATGATCCCTTGGTTTGTGAGTCATATTTAACACCTCCCATATACTACAGTTCCcctaacattattttttacattccccTAACCTTTAAATAACTAACGACTGTGGTACcaattttattattagtttaaactgtctgtgcatgagcaggaatgaattattatatattggcaGGAATGAACAGGCAACAGGCAAACTTGATGggatttaaaactttaatataaaattaacaaaatacaaaaaatataaaaggcctaaaaaataatataacaatcagaaactatacaaataagaagaaaaaaaacaatggaatgggatgtagagtgcaaatgtagtgtgaaagatgcatattggaatgataaagtatgtaatgtgtaggtgaatggccaaagtggggatgaccccacttatcagcagttcaggagagtgatggcagtgggaaagaagctgttcttgtgtctggttgtttttctgtgcagggatctgtagcgcctgccagaggggaggaggcagGAGGATGGCAGCAGTGTAGAAGATGGCCAATAGCTCTTGTGGTAGGCCATGCTTCCGCAGTTGCCGTAGGAAGCACATcctctgctgagcctttttaagGATGGCGTTGATGTTGGACTCCCACTTCAGGTCCTGGGAAATGGAGCCCAGAAACTTGAATGAGTCCACCTTTGACACTGGGCTGTTAGGATATTGTGAGGGGGGGAGGAGCATTGTGGGGTCCTCCACATCTGCTGCAGTCAGCGCGGGGAAGTTTTTCTGGGAGGCCGCTAGAGtagaagtcaaaatgaagcaaagttacaagtcaaactaaaacctcttatcagccaagctaagcataataatgatgtgaacaataaaataacacctgcctgttATAACCCTGCAGATTGTCAGGTCCTTCTTTTGCCTTTCTGCTCCGCAGGCTATACGGTTTTAGAACGTCATTGGTTGGCACTCGCCGTAGCATGCGACGGATGGCAGTACCTCCGGTCGAACCTCCAAGGGTTGTCaggaaaagttgctgtaaaacatacagaaatacaaattagaatttatgcaattatatagtGTTATTCGTAGGGCAGGGTAGGGCAGGACTATGGCCACTTAATTACCATTTTGTTGACAGAGATTCCTGTCGGAACTCATGCAGCTCAGTGACTGTTGAGCAGGGCGACAGCAACATGTCATCaactggagcagagggaggtgaCTGGGAGCTCCTTAAGAGCATGAGCAGCTCATCCAGCTTCTCATCAAGGCTATGGAAAAATGAATGGTGTTAGTTTTAgttgtaatacattatattattatcatttgctgtgttgtttatcttacttagattttataagaccaatcatttttgagtgaatctaaatcaagttactgcaaaccttttatatgctacttcaaaaacttaaatggagctggtataaataaacattttcaaaaccgcactcagaacaaccaaaaacaaccaaattggaacgttgtgtggaggtacagtgcaaccacaggGGAACGTTTAATTTGGTTTGGTTCgaactaacctttagggaaccag from the Sander vitreus isolate 19-12246 chromosome 9, sanVit1, whole genome shotgun sequence genome contains:
- the LOC144523938 gene encoding LOW QUALITY PROTEIN: uncharacterized protein LOC144523938 (The sequence of the model RefSeq protein was modified relative to this genomic sequence to represent the inferred CDS: inserted 5 bases in 3 codons), with protein sequence MVAIVDTRLIACLDEKLDELLMLLRSSQSPPSAPVDDMLLSPCSTQLFLTTLGGSTGGTAIRRMLRRVPTNDVLKPYSLRSRKAKEGPDNLQAASQKNFPALTAADVEDPTMLLPPSQYPNSPVSKVDSFKFLGSISQDLKWESNINAILKKAQQRMCFLRQLRKHGIIEPVKFSEWAAPIVPELKPDDSVRICGDYKXQVSKLEQYPIPKLEDLFEKLSGGENFSKLDLSHAYQQVILDESSTPYVTINTHKGLFQVNRLPFGVSSSPAIFQRLMESLVAGIPNVVVYLDDILLMGQSDQDHLATLNQVLTRLQEAGLRLKRNKCVFMEQELEFLGHKVDASGLHPLPHKVRPIQEAPAPTNVTELRAYLGLLNYYNRFLPNLSTLLLPLHGLLRKETTWKWEAEQERAFEESKRLMQSSDVLVHYDSQKDLILSCDASPYGVXMPNGQERPISFMSRTLTSAEANYSQLDKEGLAVMFGIQRFHKYLYGRMFAICTDHKPLLSLFNEIKAVPQMASPRIQRWAVTLRAYEYEIVYKPGKYHNNADALSRLPLPQQSVKGVQEERVLMMENVTLVSAAEMSRWTSRDPVLSRVAQFVQXDPAFQPYAVRKTELSVQDGCVLWGSRVVVPPPGRDALVQQLHHGHIGITRMKALVRSYFWWPKLDADIEAVAKRCVACQEHRNSPAPAPLHPWEWPSKPWQRLHIDYAGPFMGHMFLILVDAHSKWMDAYPVTTATSAITIECLRKSFSNHGIPETIVSDNGSCFVSAEFREFMQKNGIEHITSAPYHASSNGCAELAVQTFKSMMKKAGVGSLTTKVSRVVFSNRITQQFSRNRHSSSRYSKAITAFGCTCTSVGETCVEAKLFEGL